A portion of the Babylonia areolata isolate BAREFJ2019XMU chromosome 16, ASM4173473v1, whole genome shotgun sequence genome contains these proteins:
- the LOC143291270 gene encoding translocating chain-associated membrane protein 1-like 1 isoform X1 — translation MPPRRGKAKNAPIFSQEFFIQNHADIVSCITMVFVIGLMFQATSPVAFLFMTLQHNVTANDSAGEEVTMYTWGKKDVCCVFFYFMICIVLHAVVQEYVLDKMNRKMHLSKVKHSKFNESGQLLVFYLLSVVWGVDIMVRGGYVTGLSHFWEGYPQDHSSLPFIVKFFFIIQISYWLHCLPELYFQKVKKEEIPARIQYIALYLVFIVTAFLLNFSRVALCMLVLHYLVEFVFHSARLTYFSDRPDMAAHAFMVFNVLFVLVRLGTITLAVLTFWYGLEQTSQPSIDPPTGNYNTQIVRINCLAAICLMQAWLMWNFITFHLRKLRERSMASRKLRSPSKKKLAKGVMLDDDYDSLPEVDQNTASDDNLRLRTKAKKGH, via the exons ATGCCACCACGACGAGGAAAAGCTAAGAACGCTCCAATTTTCAGCCAAGAGTTCTTTATCCAGAACCATGCGGACATCGTGTCATGCATAACGATGGTATTCGTGATCGGTCTGATGTTTCAG GCTACCAGTCCAGTGGCTTTCCTCTTCATGACTTTGCAACACAATGTAACGGCTAATG ATTCGGCAGGAGAGGAGGTGACAATGTACACGTGGGGCAAGAAGGATGTGTGCTGTGTCTTCTTTTACTTCATGATCTGCATCGTTCTCCACGCTGTCGTCCAGGAGTACGTTCTGGAT AAAATGAACCGCAAGATGCACCTGTCCAAAGTGAAGCACAGCAAGTTCAACGAATCAGGTCAGCTGCTGGTGTTCTACCTGTTGTCAGTGGTGTGGGGAGTGGATATCATGGTGAGG ggggGTTACGTGACAGGCCTGAGCCATTTCTGGGAAGGATACCCGCAGGACCATTCATCTCTGCC ATTCATTGTCAAGTTTTTCTTCATTATCCAG atttCATATTGGCTGCATTGTCTGCCAGAACTGTACTTTCAGAAAGTAAAGAAG GAGGAAATACCTGCACGGATACAGTACATCGCTCTGTATTTGGTCTTCATTGTGACTGCATTCCTCCTAAA TTTCTCCCGTGTGGCACTGTGCATGCTTGTACTGCACTACCTGGTGGAGTTTGTCTTCCATTCAGCACGACTCACCTATTTCTCTGACAGACCCGATATGGCAGCTCATGC GTTCATGGTCTTCAACGTGCTGTTTGTGTTGGTTCGGCTGGGTACCATCACTCTGGCTGTTCTCACTTTCTG GTATGGCCTTGAACAAACAAGCCAACCCAGCATTGACCCACCCACAGGAAACTACAATACACAGATTGTcag GATCAACTGCCTGGCGGCTATCTGCCTGATGCAGGCGTGGCTGATGTGGAACTTCATCACCTTCCACCTGCGCAAGCTGCGTGAGCGTAGCATGGCCAGCCGCAAGCTGCGCTCCCCCAGCAAGAAGAAGCTGGCAAAAG GTGTGATGCTGGATGATGACTATGATTCCTTGCCGGAAGTGGACCAGAACACAGCCTCTGACGACAACCTCCGTCTTCGCACCAAAGCCAAGAAGGGCCACTAG
- the LOC143291270 gene encoding translocating chain-associated membrane protein 1-like 1 isoform X2, whose product MPPRRGKAKNAPIFSQEFFIQNHADIVSCITMVFVIGLMFQATSPVAFLFMTLQHNVTANDSAGEEVTMYTWGKKDVCCVFFYFMICIVLHAVVQEYVLDKMNRKMHLSKVKHSKFNESGQLLVFYLLSVVWGVDIMGGYVTGLSHFWEGYPQDHSSLPFIVKFFFIIQISYWLHCLPELYFQKVKKEEIPARIQYIALYLVFIVTAFLLNFSRVALCMLVLHYLVEFVFHSARLTYFSDRPDMAAHAFMVFNVLFVLVRLGTITLAVLTFWYGLEQTSQPSIDPPTGNYNTQIVRINCLAAICLMQAWLMWNFITFHLRKLRERSMASRKLRSPSKKKLAKGVMLDDDYDSLPEVDQNTASDDNLRLRTKAKKGH is encoded by the exons ATGCCACCACGACGAGGAAAAGCTAAGAACGCTCCAATTTTCAGCCAAGAGTTCTTTATCCAGAACCATGCGGACATCGTGTCATGCATAACGATGGTATTCGTGATCGGTCTGATGTTTCAG GCTACCAGTCCAGTGGCTTTCCTCTTCATGACTTTGCAACACAATGTAACGGCTAATG ATTCGGCAGGAGAGGAGGTGACAATGTACACGTGGGGCAAGAAGGATGTGTGCTGTGTCTTCTTTTACTTCATGATCTGCATCGTTCTCCACGCTGTCGTCCAGGAGTACGTTCTGGAT AAAATGAACCGCAAGATGCACCTGTCCAAAGTGAAGCACAGCAAGTTCAACGAATCAGGTCAGCTGCTGGTGTTCTACCTGTTGTCAGTGGTGTGGGGAGTGGATATCATG ggggGTTACGTGACAGGCCTGAGCCATTTCTGGGAAGGATACCCGCAGGACCATTCATCTCTGCC ATTCATTGTCAAGTTTTTCTTCATTATCCAG atttCATATTGGCTGCATTGTCTGCCAGAACTGTACTTTCAGAAAGTAAAGAAG GAGGAAATACCTGCACGGATACAGTACATCGCTCTGTATTTGGTCTTCATTGTGACTGCATTCCTCCTAAA TTTCTCCCGTGTGGCACTGTGCATGCTTGTACTGCACTACCTGGTGGAGTTTGTCTTCCATTCAGCACGACTCACCTATTTCTCTGACAGACCCGATATGGCAGCTCATGC GTTCATGGTCTTCAACGTGCTGTTTGTGTTGGTTCGGCTGGGTACCATCACTCTGGCTGTTCTCACTTTCTG GTATGGCCTTGAACAAACAAGCCAACCCAGCATTGACCCACCCACAGGAAACTACAATACACAGATTGTcag GATCAACTGCCTGGCGGCTATCTGCCTGATGCAGGCGTGGCTGATGTGGAACTTCATCACCTTCCACCTGCGCAAGCTGCGTGAGCGTAGCATGGCCAGCCGCAAGCTGCGCTCCCCCAGCAAGAAGAAGCTGGCAAAAG GTGTGATGCTGGATGATGACTATGATTCCTTGCCGGAAGTGGACCAGAACACAGCCTCTGACGACAACCTCCGTCTTCGCACCAAAGCCAAGAAGGGCCACTAG